A window of the Loxodonta africana isolate mLoxAfr1 chromosome 3, mLoxAfr1.hap2, whole genome shotgun sequence genome harbors these coding sequences:
- the LOC100659141 gene encoding metalloprotease TIKI2 yields the protein MLLPLSSPAARSPAPPPEGTSESPAPTTPAAAIPVAPSATPTAPPEEEDPALSPHLLLPDSLSQLEEFGRQKKWHKRQNKQQRPRQFNDLWVRIEDSTTASPPPLPLQPTHSSRTAKPPLQLSDQLQPQDQPGLASSAAPSHPQLAVGLLTAITTTIVATFLLHTLGPS from the exons ATGCTGTTGCCCCTTTCCAGCCCTGCTGCGCGGAGCCCAGCACCCCCTCCTGAGGGGACCTCGGAGAGCCCGGCCCCAACGACCCCAGCTGCTGCCATCCCCGTGGCGCCCTCAGCGACCCCCACTGCGCCGCCCGAGGAGGAGGACCCAGCCCTGTCCCCGCACCTCCTGCTCCCTGACAGCCTCAGCCAGCTGGAGGAATTTGGGCGGCAGAAGAAGTGGCACAAGAGGCAGAACAAACAGCAGCGGCCACGGCAGTTCAATGACCTCTGGGTTCGCATCGAGGACAG CACCACCGCCTCGCCACCCCCGCTGCCCCTCCAGCCCACGCACAGCTCCAGGACTGCCAAGCCCCCCCTCCAGCTCTCCGACCAGCTCCAGCCCCAGGACCAGCCAGGTCTTGCCAGCAGTGCagcacccagccacccacaactcGCCGTGGGCCTCCTCACTGCCATCACTACCACCATCGTCGCCACCTTCCTGCTGCACACACTCGGGCCCTCCTGA